From the Scomber scombrus chromosome 22, fScoSco1.1, whole genome shotgun sequence genome, the window TGTGAGCAGAAACAGGTGAAGAAGCAGCTACTGTGAACCACAGGAGACGTATGTGATGATATGTAGGTTAACACTGCTTGACCTGCATATCATCATCGAGCCCAGTTGTCCCATCATTTGTATCCAGGTTCGCCACGGTGTAGGATGGACGGTCATGTGATAATAGCCGGCGGTATTTGGGCTGTAACCTAAGCTGGCGGTGCGGGGGTTAACATTAGAACAACTGTTTGGAGTGGCGCGGCGCCAGCCAGTGCGCTGAAAGGTCACAAGGATTTTACTGACCTTCCTTGCACTCTTGGACACACCCTGCCATCTCATAAGTGCATGCTTACGTACGCCTGGTCTTACCTGTTCCACGTCTTCAGGCAATGAAGTCACCCGTTTTGATATTTTGTAAGGGGAGCAGGCTGGAAGAGGTGTTGCGGGCTTAAAATAATGGGTGGAGTAGCTGTGTGATGATACGTGGGCATATGAAGCCCAGCTGAGAGCCAAGGAACCAGgatggaaagtgtgtgtgtgtgtgtgtgtgtgtgtgtgtgtgtgtgtgtgtgtgtgtgtgtgtgtgtgtgtgtgtgtgtgtgtgtgtgtgtgtgtgtgtgtgtgtgtgtgtgtgtgtgtgtgtgtgtgtgtgtgtgtgtgtgtgtgtgtgtggcgtttAGGGTCGGGACATATTCTTGGTAGACGCCGGGCCACCGCACAGTTTGGGTGTCAAGGTGTTTCCTGGTGGGTTTAGGCCGATTCTGTGAAAAAGGGATGATGTGCATGGTGCAGGGGGAGAGGTTCAGCTTTGAGAGGGGGTCAGTATTTATAGCTGGTGTTAGACCGAGTGCTATGGTGATGAAAGCCACCCAACAACCCCTGTCATCTGCCCCGTGCTGTCGCCTGTCGTGCCCTGCCACCAAGCGTTTGTGTACAAGCTGGCTGATGTGTTTATATtataacatgtatttttatgtgtttgagaGACCTGTGAATGTCCACGCGGTGTCCCACCTCCACCAAAGTTGCTTCAGCACCatataaaagtttatttttgtcacaTCCTTATGCAATGTGTGCGAGGTGCCATAAGACGCCCTTAAGACCGTGAAAAAAAGGCTTGTGTGCAACAGAttatgagtaaaaaaaagaattagaCAAAGTGAAATTGTACAACATCACAGTTACGAGGCAAAGTAATCAATAAAGCTTTGTACACGCTTGActgtgaatatgcaaatgtgcaggGCGCTGTCTGACTCGTTATATCGGCCTCTGTATAGACATAATAAAATGAGCTGTGGAACATTTGTGCTTTCAAGATAATCGAGACCACAAGTAGCAATTATCATCAGCTGAGTTGCTGATTATTGCCAATTACTAGATTCATTgtttattctataaaatgtcaaataaaaaaatagtgaaaaatgccatCAGACCAGAACAGAGAAGACCTCTTTTAACAGCTTGTTTTGTCTCACCAACAGTCTAAAAAACaaagactttctttttttctgtgttttattttttttataaacacattattcatAGCAACACATAAACCACACAAAAATCAATATCCAAAGCCCAActtaaacatacacacacgcaacGGGGGAGAAGGATACAAGTAAGATGTAAGTAAGAAAAGTTCATCACAAAAGCACATAACAGCACGTCATCCATATGTGACTGTTAATTACAGCAAAAATAGGagtataagaagaagaagaaatacacaaatgcacatacaAATACAGTCAAATTAAGTCCAGATAGTGTAAAATTCTTCCCATTTAtgttgactttttaaatttcTCCCTGTGAATAATCAAAATAAGTTCATGCAACCAGTTTCTGAAGCACGGTGGAATTGATGTCTTCCAGTCTTTGAGAATAAGTGTTTTTGCTATTACCATGCTTATAAATAAAGCCGTTTGAATGTGTGAAGGGAGAGTTAAAGAGTCCTCTGAGCATCCAAAGAAGGCCAAGAGAGAAATGGTCCTGTGGTTAACCCCAGAAAATAAGATGAATTAGGGGgcagtaacaaaataaacagcagtttGCCATCATTGATTTACACGTATCACAGATTGGAGGAGTAAAATTTAAGTAACATGACCTCGGGGAAATGAAAAATGGTGATTCACTTTGAATTGAATTAACCTGAGTCTGCTGTTTATTGAAGATTCCTCCATATTTTATCAGGCAACACAGCATTGATTTCCCTCTTCAGTccttgggggggaaaaaagaaaaaagaaaaaaagatttaacgATAAGCTTCTTAATCTCCAGCGAAAGAGAAAGCAATTCTAAGTATCTTAAAAATGGGtgataaacacaaagaaatacaatttatgtgtgagacaaagaaaagcaacaaaccttcacattttattgcatttttgcCTGAAAAATTGTTATTGTTATCATGATTGTTCAATTCAATTtctattatatctatatatctatagcTTGATTTGATTACTTAACTAATTATTTCAGCTCCTGGTGATAAAGTTCACTCAATCATGGTAGAGAAAGCAGTTATAAGTAAATACGATATACTTAAACACTGAACTCAACACAACTTAAATAATCGGCTCGAAGTCGGCTCCACTAGTCCTCACGCCATGACTCGACAGGCGTTGCAGGATGACGCAGCTCCATCTCGCCTGTATCAGCTCTCTGTGCTGCATTATGCCGCCATCACACCTCAATCCATCTGCTTACAAACATCACTCACCACGCGGTTAATTGGTTTACACACACTGTCAACTGAGTTTTACTCtactaattacattttctttcaccTCTGCAGTGCCATACAGGCCAGTGATCAAAGTTTAAAATATGTCAAGGGAACTCACAGGGGATATATATTTTAATCCTGTGGTGATTAATAACATAATAAGCTGCTGCCTGGAGGACATGATAGTTAGCTTAATGTGTCCTTATCCAACATTAACTTTCATCTGTAAACATTATGGAACAGCACAGATCAGCTTTTTCTCCACTCTAACTCACTTGACACACTCTTTTAACATGCAGAGTAGATGTTAAAAGAGTAATGctgttttgaattgttttttctttctctttgcagATGAGATATTAAAGCCATTAAACCAAACACTAAAATTGAATTAATAGTCCACCTCTTTTTGATACTGCCTGTCTTCCAGGCCGACATTTCTGTTGGGGATTAGAAGCATTTTGTGGCGATTTGTAGCTGTAAATGAGACCTGTAGTATATCTTAAGTGTTACTGTGCAGTTTGCTGCTGGCTAAATTGTTAAAGTGAAATCACAAAAGCAGCCACGAGCGACAATTATGGGATAATACTTTATTAAAAACCGTCTGTAACTTTATCCCAAGCGGTAATAAAGCCATAAAGCTACTTCTGGTCATAATACCAGACCGTGTGAGGCTGTAGCAACAAATCCCTTGAATGGACTGAATTGAGGAACTGTGCTTTGAACTGGATCTAAATCCAACGTTTCATGTGTAAGAGGAAGTGTGATGTATCTCTGCTTTCCAGTTTTGTGAGTCTTTGTGAAAGAAATTGACAGTTATTGTGCTCAGATTTTGCAGCCTTTTTTAGAAAATGTGACCATTACTATGATATTACTACAAATAAAAGACATCGTGAGTCAGATGTAACAGTAAAATCTAATCGTGCTGATGTTTTGACGCCTGAATTACTTGATAAAATGTCactaaactataaaaacacagtgCTTAAACCCAGGTGACACCTTCAAATTGCtgttttgtacaaaaaaaaaaccaaaatataaaatgtacaattatctaaaacagaaaaagctgCAACTAGATAACATTTGGCTTCTTCActtgataaaaaatgaaactatgaATCTATAATCAAAATTGCTACCAACTCATAAATAAAGAGATTATTCAAATGATAGTTTCAGTACATGTAAAATGACCTAAGTTTGAATTATTAGAAGTAATTATTGTCATTGTGACCTAGTAAATAAAGTCAAGTGTGTGCCTGCGTGCATGAATTAGTTTTCACCAGTTTGCTGCCTGTGTGAAGCCACCACACGCACACCTCTGCTTTGTGTGAGAGTGCCAGAGTATTATTAGGACTATAAAGAGAACTGTAATAAAGATGGCAATGTGATCCAGGACCTGCTTGCCTTCTGGCTGGACCCCGGCGGGTTTATAAATCCCGGTTAATCCTCACCTAAAAACAGGAGCCGTGAAAAATGGTCGAGTCAAGGCAGAACACGAGCTCGTGGGAGACGTTTTGGAGGTCTGTGCTTGAGAGATGAGGAGGGGcggaggggcggggggggggtagcttgagagatgagagaggggAGGACAGATGGGTTGAAATGATGCAAGGCCaaggatctctctctctctttctctctctctcttccccccccccccccctctctctctctctcacacatacatcaCATAAACAGCCTTAAGACTCCTCACATAGCTCTCCTAAGATCAGACTGAGAGCCCACCTCCATGTGACCCCTGTGGAGAAGATGACCTCACAGAATTTTCCAAACCCTCAcctatccacacacacacacacacacacacacacacacacactggcatgCTTCCTTGTCATTCGGATTCGATGCAACAGCAGCCAGGTCGATGCCTCCACACAAACATCACGGCTGCTCTGATTTGAGCCTTGTGGCTGCAGGTCACCGTAGATAGAGCCTAAATAACATTCAACATTCCTGTCATCTCCATCTTTTATAAATACTCCTGCTCAACAGCAACAGCATTAAAGTCTGTAAGTCATGTAGATGAGAAAACATCAGAGAAATCGctttgaaggattttcccaCAGTGCATGTTGCGGTGACTTAAAGGGGCAGTTCAAAGCTAGTTAACCTGGCTTTAGGAGCACTAAACAGCCCATGAAGAACATTAGTGTAATGTCTTTAGAAAGGTAACGCTACAGATACTCTATCGTTTGAGAGACTTGGAGTTTAAAGACTACAAATATTAATACAGCAAAGGATCACAGCACAGATTGATACGTctaaactagcaaaatcaattAGAAGAAAACTATTAATGATACAATCTCTCCACAATGTCTTAATAGTGGCTAAACAGTCTTCCTAAGCAAATGGGTTCTTGTCACGGGGTTATAGTTGTTCATGTGTCCCTTTTTTAAGCACTTCTTCTCCATTTAAAGTTCATTCTTGGCCTTTGAAacagcagctgacaaaacaatctcacctcAAGTTTGACTCCAAGCGAGTAGAAGTATTTTAAAGTTATCATTTGCCTAAGAAAAGCATTAGCTGACACATTGTTATTCGTTAAATATTCAAAGAGGGAGACCCAAAAGCTCACagaattgtttaaaaaagagcTGTCATTATAAATCTTTCAGTAGTACTTTTCAAATCCCTCTTTAAGTAGTCTCCTTTTCCCAGTGCTTCTCCTATTTCTGGGAACATTTCCCGTAGTCATCTGTTGTGTACAGAGCCTCCTGCGGTTTTTCCTGGATGTCTTCCATGGTGGCCAATCTTCTCCCTTTCAGTCCCAGTTTTAGTTTCACCAAGCTGGAAGCATACAAATCTGATAACTACACCCTACTTCTGTGCTATCAATGGTTTTTGGTTCCCAGCAAATTACTTCAACTTTTAGTGCCAACCAGTTTGCCTCTAATTGGATGTAATAGATTTTCCTGGTTTAAAATGAACCAGTTACATGCGGTTAAATGTAATAATGGTTTCCTGTGTTAAGAGTTTGCAGCTTCCAGGTAGAAAGAGTCTAATAGTCAGCCTTTGTTACATCgattttgacccattttttctCAAATTCGTCTTTTGCAAGCGCCCCAACTTTAAGTGTGACACTGAATTGGaggagtttttcttttcaagCAATTAATGCCaaactttatgtttattttaattattcgCCCCTCAGTTTGAGTTGTACTCGGAGGCCAGCATCGCCCTGCTCCACCTTAATAGCCCGCAGGACTTCACTGATCTGACCCAGCAGGCTAAAAAGAACCTGACGCTGGATGGGAAAGAGTTAACCATCAGCCCTGGCTACTTGTTCTGGGACCTCACTGCCATCTCACAGGTACAACTACTCCCTCCTGTCTCTCATATGCAGCTAGAGATTGACCAACACTGTGAGCTTTATCTATGAATCAATTATGtcttatgtattttttttcctcctcttcagtcCAAACAGGATGAAGACGTCTCAGCCAGCCGATTCGAGGACAACGAGGAGCTCCGTTACTCGCTGCGCTCAGTGGAGAGACACGCCCCCTGGGTGCGACACATCTTCATCGTCACTAACGGGCAGATTCCCTCCTGGCTCAACCTGGATAACCCTCGTGTTACAGTTGTCACACATCAGGTAAAATTTAAGCTCTCACACTAAACTGCACTATTTACTAGGCATGGGAGGTCAGCCTATTTTTACTGACTGCTTACTTTATGTCATATATTAAAGTTAAAGTGCAAAGagaaagataataaaacaattacagGACTACaagtgtttgtattttgttttgaatttatttGAGCACAAGTTGTACGCAGTCAAATTAACAAGCTGTTTTGATTTTCTTGAGTATCCTGTGAGGTAACATActgaaaaatacatgtttagCCTATTATAtttatgcaaaaatgtttttatctgaCTTGCAGGACATCTTCCTCAACAACAGCCAACTCCCCACCTTCAGCTCCCCTGCAATAGAGACCCACATCCACCGAATCCCGGGGCTCTCCCAGAAGTTTATTTACCTCAATGATGACGTCATGTTTGGCAAAGATGTCTGGCCGGATGATTTCTACAGCCACTCGAAAGGACAGAAGGTGCGCATGCTACATCCAGAGCGTTTTCTGGttaaatacaatatactgtatatcgtATTTAACCAGAAAACTGCTGAACAAATGTTTTCTCCTCCATACCACACCAACAAAAAAGGCTTTTGAATTTGGCTTTAAGACTAGTTTCCTCTCGCTTCCCTGCAGGTGTATCTCACCTGGCCCGTTCCCAACTGTGCTGAGGGCTGCCCAGGATCCTGGATTAAAGATGGCTACTGTGACAAGGCTTGCAACAACTCTGCCTGTGACTGGGATGGAGGAGACTGCACCGGTAAAAGAGATCAGCACCTGTCAAATCTCCTGTATAAATGAGATTATTTGTGTCATTTCTAATatgcttttccttccttttgccTGACAGGTGCAGCGGGGAACAGTCGGTTCGcagctgctggtgctggtggGGCCGGTGGAGCTGGTGGACAGGTGTGGCAGTTTGGAGGTGGTCTAGGTGGACTCGGGGGGACGTCCTACTGTAATCAAGGCTGTGCCAACTCCTGGCTGGCAGACAAGTTCTGTGACCAAGCCTGCAATGTACTATCCTGTGGTTATGACGTGGGCGACTGTGGCCAAGGTGAGTTTAAACCAAATGTATACAATAATGGGGATTTTTAGCCAGAATTACTTAACAACAGTAAGATAATTGGCTATTTTGGGTTGTGTCAAgttaacatttatttgtgtctgatgtgtAGAGCACTTTGGTGAGCTGTACCATGTGACCCTGCTGAGGAATCAGAGCCTGTACACCCTCCCAGTAGGGGAAGTCAGGCCATATTTCAGCTTTGACAGGCTGGCTCGAAGAGTCTCTGAGGCCCAAGTCAGCGACAACCCGGTGGTGCGCCACACCTCCGTCGCCAACAAGTGGAAGACCATTCACCTGCTGCTCCATTCTGGTTTCAATATGACCCACGTCCAGTACAACTTGACTTTCCAGAAAGAAGACAACTCAGAGTTTACGATGACGTTGACCGTAGTTGTCGACACGCGTGAGGTTCCTCAGGTTAACGTGTCGCAGACTGCAAGCAAAGACGGCAGCAAAGAGCCGAAGCCGACCCCGACACCAGAGCCACCGTTCCCTTTTTCAGATGTTCCTGAGGACAAAAGGAGTCCTAAGATCCAGAGGAGGCCGCCTGGCGAACTTGAGGTTGTCGTAGAAGTTCCAGCACTGAATGTGTCGCTTTTACCGGCTGCTGTGCACACTGAGCTTCAGAAGCTGGAGGAAAAACTTCTCGTTGGGGACATTACTATGAAGGGTTACAATCTCACTAAGGCCGAACTGCTGAGACCTTACAAGAAAATGGTATTAACAAAGAACAGAGATTCACAACAAGCCAAAGAGGGTGCAGCCAAAGTCCAAAGGAAACCGTATAAAGACTTGGAAGGAGAGCagttggagaaaaaacacaacaaggaTGATAAAGctgaaaatatacagaaaaatgtACACTCCAACAAAGAAATATCCAGAAAAGATGTGGCTGTGCAAGATAAACCTGCTGCTACTCCTTTTATTCCAGTCCGTGTTGATGATAAGCAGCCCAAAGAGTTTGTATCTCCTAAACCTTATCCTCTGAAGGCTGTGATTGAGAGGCCTTTAACCTCCAAGCTGCTAAACAGCCTTTCCAAAATCAAGAGTGCAGAGGATCAGGCAGAGCAGGCCAACGCTTTAGGAGGAGCTCCAGTGGGGAGGAGACTCCAACACTTCGTCTCCTCTGACAGAGGCTTCCTGCCTTGGGAGAGGAGGAAGTACTTCCAAAGCCTGCTTGAGGTAAGAAAGGCCTACAgctttaacttttaaccttttattgtgcattttctgtgcgtttctttaaatataatctCTTTGTGTTGACTCCACAGGAAGAGGAGCGTCTGCAGAAAGAGTTGATGTATGAGACCAATGGTACTGCCACCGCCCGAAAGCTGCAGGACACTTTTGCCGACTCGTTGCGCTACGTCAACAAACTGCTCAACGGCCAGTTTGGCTTCACGTCCCGTAAAGTCCCGGCACACATGCCCCACATGATCGACAGACTCATCATGCAGGAGCTGCAGGACACGTGAGTTTATTTAGTTAAGACTTTGTCAAGATTTTTAGACAGTCCAGGTGCTCAAACTTTTCTGCTCTCTTTTCTTCAGATTCCCAGAAGAGTTTGACAAGACATCAGCTCACCGCGTGCGACACTCAGAGGACATGCAGTTTGCTTTTTCGTACTTTTACTTCCTGATGAGCGCTCAGGAGCAACTCAACGTCTCGGAGGTGTTTGACGAGATCGACACCGACAACTCAGGCGTTTTGTCTGATCGTGAGATTCGAACTCTGGCCACGAGGATCCACGAGCTGCCCCTCAGCCTCCAGGTCAGTCCTGGTTGTGAAACATCTTCTCTATCTCAATATTAGACTTTTAGAGTCATAGTCATAGTCATAGTTTGCACACCACAGCCTGGTTTAATAGTGtccattttgtcttttgtggTATCTTCTAGGACCTGACGAGTCTCGAGCAGATGTTAATAAACTGCTCGAAGACCCTCCCGACTAACCTGACCCAGCTTCACCTTGTCAACCCAACACAGGAGGCCTACTA encodes:
- the gnptab gene encoding N-acetylglucosamine-1-phosphotransferase subunits alpha/beta, with the translated sequence MRRYALPRRAMVVVNSVLKLLQRQTYTCLSHRYGLYLCFGGIVLMIVSAFQFGEVVVEWSRDQYHVLFDSYRDNVGGKSFQSRLCLPMPIDVVYTWVNGTDTALLKELKAVKEQLEEEQRALRERLGKNVSETTELPKDSVKPECLLSHCIIAPMLALDPALPANVTVKELPSLSPSFSTAKELLLMNRPFHPSTTVSVVVFHSQADAEKAYTDVSREDQKFSVSRCYLTTDKEAPGLIRMQALAYLSGFPASYKETEQLRVKLPSVITNKIKQFELYSEASIALLHLNSPQDFTDLTQQAKKNLTLDGKELTISPGYLFWDLTAISQSKQDEDVSASRFEDNEELRYSLRSVERHAPWVRHIFIVTNGQIPSWLNLDNPRVTVVTHQDIFLNNSQLPTFSSPAIETHIHRIPGLSQKFIYLNDDVMFGKDVWPDDFYSHSKGQKVYLTWPVPNCAEGCPGSWIKDGYCDKACNNSACDWDGGDCTGAAGNSRFAAAGAGGAGGAGGQVWQFGGGLGGLGGTSYCNQGCANSWLADKFCDQACNVLSCGYDVGDCGQEHFGELYHVTLLRNQSLYTLPVGEVRPYFSFDRLARRVSEAQVSDNPVVRHTSVANKWKTIHLLLHSGFNMTHVQYNLTFQKEDNSEFTMTLTVVVDTREVPQVNVSQTASKDGSKEPKPTPTPEPPFPFSDVPEDKRSPKIQRRPPGELEVVVEVPALNVSLLPAAVHTELQKLEEKLLVGDITMKGYNLTKAELLRPYKKMVLTKNRDSQQAKEGAAKVQRKPYKDLEGEQLEKKHNKDDKAENIQKNVHSNKEISRKDVAVQDKPAATPFIPVRVDDKQPKEFVSPKPYPLKAVIERPLTSKLLNSLSKIKSAEDQAEQANALGGAPVGRRLQHFVSSDRGFLPWERRKYFQSLLEEEERLQKELMYETNGTATARKLQDTFADSLRYVNKLLNGQFGFTSRKVPAHMPHMIDRLIMQELQDTFPEEFDKTSAHRVRHSEDMQFAFSYFYFLMSAQEQLNVSEVFDEIDTDNSGVLSDREIRTLATRIHELPLSLQDLTSLEQMLINCSKTLPTNLTQLHLVNPTQEAYYDPSMPPVTKGLVLHCKPITERIHKAFKDQNKYKFEIMGEEEIAFKMVRTNVSHVVGQLDDIRKNPRKFICLNDNIDHSHKDAATVKAVLRDFYESMFPLPSQFELPREYRNRFLHMEELQDWRVYRDKLKFWTHCVLVTLVVFTVMSFFAEQLILLKRKLFPRRRANRDNNPERV